In one window of Candidatus Acidulodesulfobacterium acidiphilum DNA:
- the thiL gene encoding thiamine-phosphate kinase: protein MLRKLQQILTRKRVIEKEKFNESELIKYIEKAGLETQDFNKNLIVESIGDDCAVIEDKNKILLSSDNITENVHFSFDLYDFREIGKKSFLVNLSDIAAMGGIPRLFLMSLFIPPYLCTSDIKSLIKGVIEEAKKYEVSLIGGNISSASELSVSITIIGDCESAGIKRFGSKKGDAVYVSGEIGNSWMAFYLNSNKDYIFKNKTRLKSSDKKLITDFIKKYKLPKPRINLGRKLFTKNLAGSLTDISDGIYKDIFNVAGEGCGCRINVEDIPVNDGLKKIADILNIENYFDDIISFGEDYELLWTFDREYTHSELMEIKDSCGINIKKIGFIDENSAKLTLIKGGKVFMPENHTFRHLE from the coding sequence ATTCTAAGGAAACTTCAACAAATACTTACAAGAAAAAGGGTGATAGAAAAAGAAAAGTTTAACGAGTCGGAATTAATAAAATACATAGAAAAAGCCGGCTTAGAAACTCAAGACTTTAATAAAAATTTAATAGTAGAATCTATCGGGGATGACTGCGCCGTTATAGAAGATAAAAATAAAATTCTTCTAAGCTCCGACAATATTACGGAAAACGTTCATTTTAGTTTTGATTTGTATGATTTTCGAGAAATAGGCAAAAAATCTTTTCTCGTAAATCTTAGCGATATAGCGGCTATGGGCGGAATTCCCCGATTGTTTCTTATGTCCCTTTTTATTCCTCCATACTTATGCACGTCCGATATTAAATCCCTTATTAAAGGCGTTATAGAAGAAGCAAAAAAATATGAGGTATCCCTTATAGGCGGAAATATTTCTTCTGCATCCGAACTTTCGGTGTCTATAACTATTATAGGAGACTGCGAAAGCGCAGGCATTAAAAGATTCGGCTCAAAAAAGGGGGATGCGGTCTATGTATCCGGAGAAATCGGAAACTCATGGATGGCTTTTTATCTTAATTCCAATAAAGATTATATATTTAAAAACAAAACAAGGCTTAAATCATCAGATAAAAAATTAATAACGGATTTTATAAAAAAATATAAACTGCCTAAACCAAGAATAAACTTAGGCAGAAAATTATTTACAAAAAATCTTGCCGGCTCTTTAACGGATATAAGCGACGGTATCTACAAAGATATTTTTAACGTCGCGGGGGAAGGATGCGGATGCCGTATAAACGTCGAAGATATACCGGTAAACGACGGGCTAAAAAAAATTGCCGATATTTTGAATATAGAAAACTATTTCGACGATATAATTTCTTTCGGCGAAGATTATGAACTTTTATGGACTTTCGACAGGGAATATACCCACAGCGAGCTTATGGAAATTAAAGACTCATGCGGAATCAATATAAAAAAAATCGGCTTTATAGACGAAAACTCCGCAAAACTTACCCTTATAAAAGGCGGTAAAGTTTTTATGCCTGAAAATCATACTTTTAGACATCTAGAATAA